The following proteins are encoded in a genomic region of Trypanosoma brucei gambiense DAL972 chromosome 8, complete sequence:
- a CDS encoding 69 kDa paraflagellar rod protein, producing MSGKEVEGVVSPADQQQPAVPEVTDITLEAARKQKIHNLKLKTACLSNEEYVQDLHVSEWSETQKQKLQAAHEKAHELLASVEGGTKWSLTEAYDIKKLMRVCGLEMSVRELYKPEDKPQFMEIVALKKTMNELKQHHNKTRTVSFTGMIDNAIAKLEKIEDELRRSQLDASEMAQVPVAALKNIEDTMNVAVVQTALLGNEEQIKAQLAAVEKANEIRNVAIADGEMAIAEEQYYIKAQLLEHLVELVADKFRIIGQTEDENKSFSKIHEVQKKSFQESASIKDAKRRLKQHCEDDLRNLHDAIQKADLEDAEAMKRFATQKEKSERFIHENLDKQDEAWRRIQELERVLQRLGTERFEEVKRRIEENDREEKRKVEYQQFLDVCGQHKKLLELSVYNCDLALRCMGMLEEIVAEGCSAVKSRHDKTNDELSDLRLQVHQEYLEAFRRLYKTLGQLVYKKEKRLEEIDRNIRTTHIQLEFAIETFDPNAKLHSDKKKDLYKLRAQVEEELEMLKDKMAQALEMFGPTEDALNQAGIDFVHPAEEVESGNMDRRSKMVEYRAHLAKQEEVKIAAEREELKRSKMLQSQQYRGRTMPQITQ from the coding sequence ATGAGCGGAAAGGAAGTTGAAGGTGTTGTGAGTCCTGCGGACCAGCAGCAGCCAGCCGTCCCGGAGGTAACAGATATCACGCTGGAGGCCGCCCGCAAGCAGAAAATTCACAACCTGAAGTTGAAGACCGCCTGCCTTTCGAATGAGGAATATGTCCAGGACCTGCACGTATCCGAGTGGAGTGAGACGCAGAAGCAGAAGCTGCAGGCTGCACACGAGAAAGCGCATGAATTGCTTGCCTCAGTGGAGGGTGGGACGAAGTGGAGCCTGACAGAGGCGTATGACATCAAGAAGCTGATGCGCGTCTGTGGTCTTGAGATGTCTGTGCGTGAACTGTACAAGCCGGAGGACAAGCCACAGTTCATGGAGATTGTTGCACTCAAGAAGACAATGAACGAACTGAAGCAACATCACAACAAGACTCGCACGGTGTCTTTCACCGGCATGATCGACAATGCCATCGCCAAACTGGAGAAAATCGAAGACGAACTGCGCCGGTCCCAGCTCGACGCTTCTGAGATGGCGCAAGTTCCTGTGGCTGCACTGAAGAATATTGAGGACACGATGAACGTGGCTGTTGTGCAGACGGCTCTTCTTGGGAACGAGGAGCAGATCAAAGCCCAACTTGCAGCCGTTGAGAAGGCGAACGAAATCCGTAATGTTGCCATTGCCGATGGTGAGATGGCGATTGCTGAGGAACAGTATTACATTAAGGCGCAGCTGTTGGAGCACCTTGTGGAGCTTGTGGCCGACAAGTTTCGCATCATTGGGCAAACTGAGGATGAGAATAAGAGCTTCAGTAAGATCCACGAGGTACAGAAGAAGTCATTTCAGGAATCTGCCTCAATCAAGGACGCGAAGCGCCGCCTTAAGCAACACTGCGAGGACGACCTACGTAACCTTCACGATGCCATCCAGAAAGCTGACTTGGAGGACGCCGAAGCCATGAAACGGTTCGCCACGCAGAAGGAGAAGTCGGAGCGGTTCATCCACGAGAACCTCGACAAACAGGACGAGGCATGGCGTCGCATTCAGGAACTGGAGCGCGTGTTGCAGCGCCTTGGGACGGAGCGTTTTGAAGAGGTGAAGCGCCGTATTGAGGAGAACGACCGCGAGGAGAAGCGTAAGGTGGAGTACCAACAGTTCCTCGATGTATGTGGCCAGCATAAAAAGCTGCTGGAACTGTCTGTGTACAACTGCGACCTTGCGCTTCGCTGCATGGGTATGCTGGAGGAGATCGTAGCCGAGGGCTGCAGTGCCGTCAAGTCACGCCATGACAAGACGAACGATGAGTTGTCTGACCTTCGGCTGCAGGTGCACCAGGAGTACCTGGAGGCATTCCGTCGCCTGTACAAAACTCTTGGCCAGCTTGtgtacaagaaagaaaagcgcCTGGAGGAGATTGATCGCAACATCCGCACCACACACATTCAACTGGAGTTTGCCATTGAGACCTTTGACCCCAACGCGAAACTACACTCcgacaagaagaaagacCTATACAAACTTCGTGCgcaggtggaggaagagtTGGAGATGCTGAAGGACAAGATGGCGCAGGCGTTGGAGATGTTTGGACCTACTGAGGATGCGCTGAACCAGGCTGGTATCGATTTTGTTCACCCTGCTGAGGAGGTTGAGTCCGGCAACATGGATCGCCGCAGCAAGATGGTGGAGTACCGTGCACACCTGGcgaagcaggaggaggtgaagattGCCGCGGAGCGCGAGGAGCTGAAACGATCTAAGATGCTCCAGAGCCAACAGTACCGCGGCCGCACGATGCCGCAGATCACTCAGTAG
- a CDS encoding 69 kDa paraflagellar rod protein yields the protein MSGKEVEGVVSPADQQQPAVPEVTDITLEAARKQKIHNLKLKTACLSNEEYVQDLHVSEWSETQKQKLQAAHEKAHELLASVEGGTKWSLTEAYDIKKLMRVCGLEMSVRELYKPEDKPQFMEIVALKKTMNELKQHHNKTRTVSFTGMIDNAIAKLEKIEDELRRSQLDASEMAQVPVAALKNIEDTMNVAVVQTALLGNEEQIKAQLAAVEKANEIRNVAIADGEMAIAEEQYYIKAQLLEHLVELVADKFRIIGQTEDENKSFSKIHEVQKKSFQESASIKDAKRRLKQHCEDDLRNLHDAIQKADLEDAEAMKRFATQKEKSERFIHENLDKQDEAWRRIQELERVLQRLGTERFEEVKRRIEENDREEKRKVEYQQFLDVCGQHKKLLELSVYNCDLALRCMGMLEEIVAEGCSAVKSRHDKTNDELSDLRLQVHQEYLEAFRRLYKTLGQLVYKKEKRLEEIDRNIRTTHIQLEFAIETFDPNAKLHSDKKKDLYKLRAQVEEELEMLKDKMAQALEMFGPTEDALNQAGIDFVHPAEEVESGNMDRRSKMVEYRAHLAKQEEVKIAAEREELKRSKMLQSQQYRGRTMPQITQ from the coding sequence ATGAGCGGAAAGGAAGTTGAAGGTGTTGTGAGTCCTGCGGACCAGCAGCAGCCAGCCGTCCCGGAGGTAACAGATATCACGCTGGAGGCCGCCCGCAAGCAGAAAATTCACAACCTGAAGTTGAAGACCGCCTGCCTTTCGAATGAGGAATATGTCCAGGACCTGCACGTATCCGAGTGGAGTGAGACGCAGAAGCAGAAGCTGCAGGCTGCACACGAGAAAGCGCATGAATTGCTTGCCTCAGTGGAGGGTGGGACGAAGTGGAGCCTGACAGAGGCGTATGACATCAAGAAGCTGATGCGCGTCTGTGGTCTTGAGATGTCTGTGCGTGAACTGTACAAGCCGGAGGACAAGCCACAGTTCATGGAGATTGTTGCACTCAAGAAGACAATGAACGAACTGAAGCAACATCACAACAAGACTCGCACGGTGTCTTTCACCGGCATGATCGACAATGCCATCGCCAAACTGGAGAAAATCGAAGACGAACTGCGCCGGTCCCAGCTCGACGCTTCTGAGATGGCGCAAGTTCCTGTGGCTGCACTGAAGAATATTGAGGACACGATGAACGTGGCTGTTGTGCAGACGGCTCTTCTTGGGAACGAGGAGCAGATCAAAGCCCAACTTGCAGCCGTTGAGAAGGCGAACGAAATCCGTAATGTTGCCATTGCCGATGGTGAGATGGCGATTGCTGAGGAACAGTATTACATTAAGGCGCAGCTGTTGGAGCACCTTGTGGAGCTTGTGGCCGACAAGTTTCGCATCATTGGGCAAACTGAGGATGAGAATAAGAGCTTCAGTAAGATCCACGAGGTACAGAAGAAGTCATTTCAGGAATCTGCCTCAATCAAGGACGCGAAGCGCCGCCTTAAGCAACACTGCGAGGACGACCTACGTAACCTTCACGATGCCATCCAGAAAGCTGACTTGGAGGACGCCGAAGCCATGAAACGGTTCGCCACGCAGAAGGAGAAGTCGGAGCGGTTCATCCACGAGAACCTCGACAAACAGGACGAGGCATGGCGTCGCATTCAGGAACTGGAGCGCGTGTTGCAGCGCCTTGGGACGGAGCGTTTTGAAGAGGTGAAGCGCCGTATTGAGGAGAACGACCGCGAGGAGAAGCGTAAGGTGGAGTACCAACAGTTCCTCGATGTATGTGGCCAGCATAAAAAGCTGCTGGAACTGTCTGTGTACAACTGCGACCTTGCGCTTCGCTGCATGGGTATGCTGGAGGAGATCGTAGCCGAGGGCTGCAGTGCCGTCAAGTCACGCCATGACAAGACGAACGATGAGTTGTCTGACCTTCGGCTGCAGGTGCACCAGGAGTACCTGGAGGCATTCCGTCGCCTGTACAAAACTCTTGGCCAGCTTGtgtacaagaaagaaaagcgcCTGGAGGAGATTGATCGCAACATCCGCACCACACACATTCAACTGGAGTTTGCCATTGAGACCTTTGACCCCAACGCGAAACTACACTCcgacaagaagaaagacCTATACAAACTTCGTGCgcaggtggaggaagagtTGGAGATGCTGAAGGACAAGATGGCGCAGGCGTTGGAGATGTTTGGACCTACTGAGGATGCGCTGAACCAGGCTGGTATCGATTTTGTTCACCCTGCTGAGGAGGTTGAGTCCGGCAACATGGATCGCCGCAGCAAGATGGTGGAGTACCGTGCACACCTGGcgaagcaggaggaggtgaagattGCCGCGGAGCGCGAGGAGCTGAAACGATCTAAGATGCTCCAGAGCCAGCAGTACCGCGGCCGCACGATGCCGCAGATCACTCAGTAG
- a CDS encoding TRAPP, putative: protein MSQQRQVAAKLGEVAFDSGEKASAEFFAITYGALVQQMITDLPQADDVEVVNQQLDTMGRRIGSRLVEEYSARSGAPACRTFAQAADAVAIVGIKMFLNVNATVQPAEESGGGTFTLTFADNPLALFVELPEGPVRQRLWYSNVICGVIVGALSMVGFIAEATFVRDTLRGDATNEILLSFKGREKETFKVEQ from the coding sequence ATGTCCCAACAGCGGCAGGTTGCTGCCAAATTGGGTGAAGTGGCCTTCGATAGTGGCGAGAAGGCAAGCGCTGAATTTTTCGCCATTACGTACGGCGCGCTTGTCCAGCAGATGATTACGGACCTTCCCCAAGCCGATGATGTAGAGGTTGTCAATCAGCAACTGGACACGATGGGCCGGCGGATTGGCTCGCGACTGGTGGAAGAATACAGCGCCCGGAGCGGCGCCCCCGCCTGTCGCACGTTTGCGCAAGCGGCAGATGCTGTTGCAATTGTAGGAATAAAAATGTTTCTTAATGTTAACGCAACGGTACAACCTGCGGAGGAAAGTGGGGGTGGCACATTTACGTTAACTTTTGCAGATAACCCGCTTGCGCTCTTTGTGGAACTGCCTGAGGGTCCTGTGCGTCAGCGCTTGTGGTATTCGAATGTTATTTGTGGTGTTATTGTCGGTGCGCTTTCTATGGTAGGGTTTATTGCAGAAGCGACGTTTGTAAGGGACACCCTGCGCGGTGATGCAACGAATGAGATACTACTGTCCTTCaaggggagggagaaggaaacCTTTAAGGTTGAACAATAG